One Sphingobacteruim zhuxiongii DNA window includes the following coding sequences:
- a CDS encoding CoA transferase subunit A, translated as MIDKSVANAGEAIRDVVDGMTISLGGFGLCGIPENLIAALLKKGTKGLTCISNNAGVDDFGLGLLLHKKQIKKMIASYVGENAEFERQMLNGELEVELIPQGTLATRLMAGGYGMPAIYTPAGVGTEVAEGKESRTFTFHGIEKEYLMEYAFEPDFALVKAWKGDKAGNLIYRGTSQNFNHAVAMCGKITIAEVEELVEPGELDPNFIHTPGVFIQRIFQGERYEKRIEQRTVRKKEDNE; from the coding sequence ATGATAGATAAAAGCGTTGCTAATGCCGGAGAAGCAATCCGTGATGTCGTAGATGGGATGACTATCTCGCTAGGTGGTTTCGGCTTATGTGGCATTCCGGAAAATTTAATTGCAGCATTATTAAAGAAAGGAACTAAAGGGCTAACCTGCATAAGCAATAATGCAGGAGTGGATGATTTTGGTTTAGGTTTATTGTTGCATAAGAAGCAGATCAAGAAAATGATAGCTTCCTATGTAGGTGAAAATGCTGAATTTGAGCGTCAAATGTTAAATGGCGAATTGGAGGTTGAGCTTATTCCTCAGGGGACATTAGCGACACGTTTAATGGCCGGCGGATACGGCATGCCTGCAATTTATACACCTGCGGGAGTTGGAACGGAAGTCGCCGAGGGAAAAGAAAGTAGAACATTTACATTTCATGGAATTGAAAAGGAGTATCTAATGGAGTATGCATTCGAACCTGATTTTGCATTGGTGAAAGCATGGAAAGGCGATAAAGCAGGAAATCTAATTTATCGAGGAACTTCACAGAACTTCAATCATGCTGTTGCCATGTGTGGAAAGATTACAATTGCTGAAGTCGAAGAGCTTGTAGAACCAGGCGAGTTGGATCCAAATTTTATTCATACTCCAGGTGTATTTATTCAGCGTATTTTCCAGGGAGAACGTTATGAAAAAAGAATAGAGCAAAGAACCGTTAGAAAAAAAGAAGACAATGAATAG
- the atpD gene encoding F0F1 ATP synthase subunit beta, whose translation MPNIGKIAQIIGPVVDVNFADNENLPKIYDALYIEKENGQRIVLEVQQHLGEERVRTIAMDATEGLVRGMQVFDTGAPIKMPIGEEIKGRVFNVVGDPIDGIKSLDKANGRPIHNVPPRFEDLSTESEVLFTGIKVIDLLEPYAKGGKIGLFGGAGVGKTVLIQELINNIAKGHGGLSVFAGVGERTREGNDLLREMLESGIIKYGDHFMEGMEKGEWPLESVDLELMKESKCTFVFGQMNEPPGARARVALSGLTIAEYFRDGDGEGQGRDILFFIDNIFRFTQAGSEVSALLGRMPSAVGYQPTLATEMGLMQERITSTKNGSITSVQAVYVPADDLTDPAPATTFAHLDATTVLSRKISELGIYPAVDPLDSTSRILSPAVLGNEHYDTAQRVKEILQRYKELQDIIAILGMDELSEEDKLTVHRARRVQRFLSQPFHVAEQFTGLKGCLVDIKDTIKGFNMIIDGEVDEYPEASFNLVGGIEDAIEKGKKLLAEAV comes from the coding sequence ATGCCCAATATTGGTAAAATAGCGCAGATTATCGGCCCAGTAGTTGACGTCAACTTTGCCGACAATGAAAATCTTCCTAAGATTTATGATGCCTTGTACATTGAGAAAGAAAATGGACAACGCATTGTATTAGAGGTTCAACAGCACTTAGGCGAGGAACGTGTTCGTACGATTGCGATGGATGCTACTGAAGGTTTAGTTCGTGGTATGCAGGTATTCGATACTGGCGCTCCGATCAAAATGCCGATTGGCGAAGAAATTAAAGGTCGCGTATTCAACGTTGTTGGTGACCCAATTGACGGTATTAAAAGTTTGGACAAAGCAAACGGTCGTCCTATCCACAATGTACCTCCAAGATTCGAAGATTTATCTACGGAATCTGAAGTACTTTTCACAGGTATCAAAGTTATCGACTTATTAGAGCCTTATGCAAAAGGTGGTAAGATCGGTTTATTCGGTGGTGCTGGTGTAGGTAAAACAGTATTAATTCAGGAGTTGATCAACAACATCGCAAAAGGACACGGTGGTTTATCTGTGTTTGCAGGTGTAGGTGAGCGTACTCGTGAAGGAAACGATTTACTTCGTGAGATGTTGGAGTCCGGCATTATTAAATACGGAGATCACTTCATGGAAGGCATGGAAAAAGGCGAATGGCCTTTAGAAAGTGTAGACCTAGAATTGATGAAAGAGTCTAAATGTACATTTGTGTTCGGACAAATGAATGAGCCTCCGGGTGCTCGTGCTCGTGTTGCCTTATCAGGTTTAACAATTGCGGAATACTTCCGTGATGGTGATGGTGAAGGTCAAGGTCGTGATATCCTATTCTTTATTGATAACATCTTCCGTTTTACACAAGCAGGATCTGAAGTGTCGGCTTTATTAGGTCGTATGCCTTCAGCGGTAGGTTACCAACCAACACTTGCTACAGAGATGGGTTTAATGCAAGAGCGTATTACATCAACTAAAAACGGATCTATTACATCTGTTCAAGCGGTTTATGTCCCTGCCGATGACTTAACTGACCCTGCTCCAGCGACAACATTTGCTCACTTGGATGCAACAACAGTATTATCACGTAAAATTTCTGAGTTAGGTATCTATCCTGCGGTTGACCCATTGGATTCAACTTCACGTATCCTTTCTCCTGCAGTTTTGGGTAACGAACATTACGATACAGCTCAACGTGTAAAAGAAATTCTTCAACGTTACAAAGAACTACAAGATATCATCGCAATCTTAGGTATGGATGAGTTATCTGAGGAAGATAAATTAACAGTACACCGTGCACGTCGTGTACAACGTTTCTTATCACAACCGTTCCACGTTGCAGAACAATTTACAGGTTTGAAAGGTTGTTTAGTAGACATTAAAGATACTATCAAAGGATTCAACATGATCATTGACGGTGAAGTTGATGAGTATCCTGAAGCATCTTTCAACTTAGTAGGTGGCATCGAAGATGCGATTGAAAAAGGAAAAAAACTATTAGCAGAAGCAGTTTAG
- the atpC gene encoding ATP synthase F1 subunit epsilon: MNLTIITPDKLAYEGPVTAVTVPGSAGSFQILKDHAAIVSTLDDGKVIIKNNNDEQVIIIKGGVVEVKDNKIIILAEGIAGE, encoded by the coding sequence ATGAATTTAACAATTATTACTCCAGACAAATTAGCATACGAAGGCCCAGTTACTGCAGTGACAGTCCCTGGTTCTGCTGGTTCTTTTCAAATTTTGAAGGACCACGCTGCTATTGTGTCTACGCTAGATGATGGTAAGGTCATTATTAAAAATAATAATGATGAACAAGTCATTATTATTAAAGGTGGTGTCGTCGAAGTAAAGGATAACAAGATCATCATTTTAGCGGAAGGAATTGCCGGAGAATAG
- a CDS encoding branched-chain amino acid transaminase has protein sequence MQYYNQDTLIYLNDSFVKASNAGVDLFGQSLHYGYGSFEGLRAYSTHNGTRIFKAEEHFDRLKKSCEAIGLPYTWNNRELIEKTYELLEVNNLRSAYIRPLIYSGSNMHLTSATSANIMIAAWEWGPYLGQNLLKVNISRIERPNPKSFPVGAKVSGQFINSILATTDAIQHGFDEALLVDQEGFVAQASSENLFIEKDFKIYTPPLGNIFPGITRQTVIDICKSLNFDIIEKRLSVQDVYTADSAFLSGTAAGIIGIKQVDQVIYPEAWEDSIGASIQRKYKNLVLEQENYEVII, from the coding sequence ATGCAGTACTACAATCAGGACACCTTAATCTACTTAAACGATAGCTTCGTAAAGGCTAGCAATGCTGGTGTTGACTTATTTGGTCAATCGCTACATTACGGCTATGGTTCGTTCGAAGGATTACGTGCTTATAGCACGCATAACGGCACACGCATCTTCAAAGCGGAAGAACATTTTGATCGCCTAAAGAAGTCATGTGAAGCAATCGGATTACCTTACACATGGAACAACCGCGAGCTTATCGAGAAGACATACGAATTACTAGAGGTAAACAATCTACGTTCGGCCTATATTCGTCCCTTGATTTACTCAGGATCAAATATGCACCTAACTTCTGCTACCTCCGCAAACATCATGATTGCGGCCTGGGAATGGGGACCATATTTGGGACAAAACCTATTGAAGGTTAATATCTCGAGAATTGAACGTCCAAACCCCAAGTCCTTTCCTGTAGGCGCAAAAGTTTCTGGTCAGTTTATTAACTCCATCTTGGCGACTACCGATGCAATTCAACATGGATTTGATGAAGCACTATTAGTAGATCAAGAGGGCTTCGTCGCACAAGCTTCGAGTGAGAACCTATTCATTGAGAAAGATTTTAAAATCTATACCCCTCCCCTAGGAAACATTTTCCCTGGGATTACACGTCAAACGGTAATCGATATTTGCAAGAGTTTAAACTTTGACATCATCGAAAAGAGATTATCTGTCCAAGACGTTTATACGGCGGACTCCGCTTTCTTAAGTGGTACGGCAGCCGGTATTATCGGAATCAAACAAGTAGACCAAGTTATTTACCCAGAAGCCTGGGAAGATAGTATTGGCGCATCTATCCAGAGAAAATATAAAAACTTAGTATTAGAGCAAGAGAATTATGAAGTCATCATCTGA
- the ilvD gene encoding dihydroxy-acid dehydratase yields the protein MKSSSDNEKGINKYSKIFTQDQTQPAAKAMLYGIGLTDADMEKAQVGIASMGYDGNTCNMHLNDLAAVVKKGIWDSNLVGLTFGTIGVSDGMSNGTDGMRYSLVSRDVIADSIETICGGQYYDGVVAIPGCDKNMPGAIMAMGRLDRPAIMVYGGTIAPGHYKGEELNIVSAFEALGKKVAGTISDEDYDGVIRHTCPGAGACGGMYTANTMASAIEAMGMSLPYSSSNPATSKEKQVECLEVGKYIRILLEKDIKPSDIMTRKAFENAMRTIVILGGSTNAVLHFIAMGKSVGVDITPDDFQRMSDETPVLADFKPSGKFLMQDLHQYGGIPAVLRYLLDEGLLHGDCLTVTGKTMAENLAEVKSIMDYNQPIIKPLASPIKATGHLQILYGNLAELGSVAKISGKEGEKFTGPARVFDGEHDLVAGVSTGRIKPGDVIVIKNEGPKGAPGMPEMLKPTALIIGAGLGTSVALITDGRFSGGTHGFVVGHITPEAYEGGLIGLVQDDDIIEIDAVDNKINLKVSDEEIAARRASWTQPALKVSKGVLFKYAKTVANASEGCVTDQ from the coding sequence ATGAAGTCATCATCTGATAACGAAAAGGGAATCAACAAGTACAGCAAGATCTTTACGCAAGATCAGACGCAACCTGCAGCAAAAGCCATGTTATATGGAATCGGCTTGACCGATGCCGATATGGAAAAAGCTCAAGTCGGTATTGCAAGTATGGGTTATGATGGGAACACCTGTAACATGCACCTGAATGATTTGGCGGCAGTCGTCAAAAAAGGAATTTGGGACAGCAATTTGGTGGGCTTAACCTTTGGAACTATTGGAGTAAGTGATGGAATGAGCAACGGTACAGATGGCATGCGCTATTCGCTAGTTTCACGTGATGTCATTGCAGACAGCATCGAAACCATTTGTGGAGGGCAATATTACGATGGCGTTGTTGCTATCCCAGGATGTGATAAGAATATGCCTGGTGCTATCATGGCTATGGGAAGACTTGACCGCCCTGCAATTATGGTATATGGCGGAACCATTGCTCCCGGACATTATAAAGGAGAAGAATTAAATATCGTATCAGCATTTGAAGCCTTAGGCAAGAAAGTAGCGGGTACAATTTCTGACGAAGACTATGATGGCGTTATCAGACATACTTGTCCAGGTGCTGGAGCTTGTGGTGGTATGTATACTGCAAATACCATGGCTTCTGCTATCGAGGCAATGGGTATGAGCTTACCGTATTCGTCTTCGAATCCGGCAACATCAAAAGAAAAACAAGTTGAATGCCTTGAAGTTGGTAAATACATCCGTATCCTTCTAGAAAAAGATATCAAGCCTTCGGATATCATGACTCGTAAAGCATTCGAAAATGCGATGCGTACGATCGTGATCTTAGGAGGTTCAACAAATGCTGTACTACATTTTATCGCTATGGGTAAATCTGTTGGTGTAGATATTACGCCAGACGATTTCCAACGCATGTCTGATGAGACACCAGTACTAGCGGATTTCAAACCATCTGGTAAGTTCTTAATGCAAGACTTACATCAATATGGTGGTATCCCAGCGGTTTTACGTTATTTATTAGACGAAGGTCTTCTACATGGAGACTGTTTAACTGTTACGGGAAAGACAATGGCGGAAAACTTAGCTGAAGTTAAATCTATCATGGATTACAATCAGCCAATAATAAAGCCTTTGGCAAGTCCAATCAAAGCGACAGGTCACTTACAAATTCTTTACGGAAATTTAGCCGAACTAGGTTCAGTAGCGAAGATTTCTGGTAAGGAAGGTGAAAAATTCACAGGTCCAGCACGTGTTTTTGATGGTGAACACGATTTAGTAGCAGGTGTATCAACAGGCAGAATCAAACCAGGGGATGTCATTGTAATCAAGAATGAGGGTCCTAAAGGAGCGCCAGGAATGCCTGAGATGCTTAAACCAACCGCTTTAATTATCGGCGCAGGCTTAGGTACCTCGGTAGCTTTAATTACTGATGGACGTTTCTCAGGTGGAACACACGGATTCGTTGTTGGACACATCACTCCAGAAGCCTATGAGGGTGGACTTATTGGATTAGTTCAAGATGACGATATCATCGAAATTGATGCTGTCGATAACAAGATTAATTTAAAAGTTTCGGATGAAGAAATTGCTGCTCGTCGCGCTAGTTGGACTCAACCCGCATTGAAAGTTAGCAAAGGGGTTTTATTCAAATACGCAAAAACTGTTGCAAATGCATCTGAGGGATGTGTAACCGATCAATAA
- the ilvB gene encoding biosynthetic-type acetolactate synthase large subunit, translating into MSTLEKTETLEATTIAANTQISGSQAVLEALIHEGVDTVFGYPGGAIMPIYDALYDYNDKLKHILVRHEQGGIHAAQGYARTSGRVGVAFATSGPGATNLVTGLADAMIDSNPVVCITGQVFASLLGTDAFQETDVINITTPVTKWNYQVTDATEIPSVLAKAFYIAKTGRPGPVLIDITKNAQLQLFDYEGYNKCNHVRSYRPAPIVRKEYVEEAARIINEAKKPFVLFGQGIILGKAEEEFKRFIEKSGFPAAATVMGLSALPTDHPLHVGMLGMHGNYAPNVMTNECDVLIAIGMRFDDRVTGRLDKYAKQAKIVHLDIDPAEIDKNVKAAVPVWGDCKETLPMLTALLDKIDHTAWLQQFRELEKEEIKEVINEELNPTTDIMTMGEVIRELNELTGGDAVIVTDVGQHQMVACRYAKYNQSKSSVTSGGLGTMGFGLPAAIGAWYGTPDRDVIAIIGDGGIQMTIQELGTIMQFGAKVKILILNNEFLGMVRQWQQLFHDKRYSFVNITSPDFVAVAKGYYIDGNKVTERKDLKSALKTMLEHDGSYLLEVMVGKENNVFPMVAQGTSVSEIRLK; encoded by the coding sequence ATGAGTACACTTGAAAAAACGGAAACATTGGAAGCTACTACCATAGCTGCAAACACACAAATCAGTGGTTCGCAAGCGGTATTAGAAGCCTTAATCCACGAGGGAGTGGATACCGTATTCGGGTATCCGGGTGGTGCAATTATGCCAATTTATGATGCGTTGTATGATTACAACGATAAATTGAAGCATATTTTGGTACGTCACGAACAGGGAGGAATTCATGCTGCACAGGGATATGCACGTACATCAGGACGTGTGGGTGTAGCTTTTGCAACAAGTGGTCCTGGCGCAACAAACCTTGTCACAGGTTTAGCGGATGCCATGATTGATAGCAATCCTGTGGTCTGTATTACAGGTCAGGTATTTGCTTCATTGCTAGGAACCGATGCATTCCAAGAAACTGACGTGATTAACATCACTACACCGGTCACCAAATGGAATTATCAGGTAACAGATGCGACCGAAATTCCAAGTGTATTAGCAAAAGCATTTTACATTGCAAAAACAGGACGTCCAGGTCCAGTCTTAATTGATATTACGAAAAACGCGCAACTACAACTTTTCGATTACGAAGGGTATAACAAATGTAACCATGTGCGTTCTTACCGTCCCGCACCTATCGTTCGTAAAGAATATGTTGAGGAGGCTGCACGTATCATTAATGAGGCTAAAAAACCATTCGTACTGTTTGGACAAGGAATTATTTTAGGAAAAGCGGAAGAGGAATTCAAACGTTTTATTGAGAAGAGTGGCTTTCCTGCTGCTGCAACAGTTATGGGCTTAAGCGCGCTACCGACAGATCACCCACTACATGTAGGTATGTTAGGTATGCATGGAAACTATGCTCCAAACGTAATGACAAACGAATGTGATGTTTTAATTGCAATCGGAATGCGCTTTGATGACCGTGTTACAGGACGTTTGGATAAGTATGCGAAGCAAGCGAAAATAGTTCATTTAGACATAGACCCTGCTGAAATCGATAAGAATGTAAAAGCAGCAGTACCGGTATGGGGCGATTGTAAAGAGACGCTTCCTATGTTGACTGCCCTATTAGACAAAATTGATCATACCGCTTGGTTACAGCAATTTCGCGAACTCGAAAAAGAAGAGATAAAAGAAGTTATAAACGAAGAGCTTAACCCAACGACAGACATCATGACGATGGGTGAAGTTATCCGTGAATTGAACGAATTAACCGGTGGAGACGCCGTAATCGTAACAGATGTTGGTCAACATCAAATGGTTGCATGTCGTTACGCAAAATATAATCAATCGAAATCTAGCGTTACTTCTGGAGGTTTAGGAACAATGGGATTTGGTTTACCTGCAGCAATTGGTGCCTGGTATGGTACTCCAGATCGCGACGTAATCGCCATTATTGGTGATGGCGGTATTCAAATGACCATTCAAGAGCTTGGAACCATTATGCAATTTGGTGCTAAAGTGAAGATTCTTATCCTGAATAACGAATTCCTAGGTATGGTACGTCAATGGCAGCAATTGTTTCACGACAAACGTTATTCTTTCGTGAATATCACAAGCCCTGATTTCGTCGCTGTAGCAAAAGGGTATTACATTGATGGAAATAAAGTCACCGAACGGAAGGATTTGAAGTCAGCATTGAAAACGATGCTCGAACATGATGGATCCTATTTATTGGAAGTGATGGTGGGAAAAGAAAACAATGTATTCCCAATGGTAGCACAAGGAACTAGTGTTTCTGAAATTAGATTGAAGTAA
- the ilvN gene encoding acetolactate synthase small subunit, whose amino-acid sequence MEKQEYTITVYTENTIGMIGRITGIFSRRKINIESLNTSPSEVDGIHRFTILISESEEVVRKLCRQIEKQVEVLKAYFNTNDELIWQEQALYKVPADVIAEKAYVERLLRQYGANVVVIRNDYIVFETAGHREEIDRLTAELGKYKLIEFVRGARIAIIKDSAGFHAKLKQFEEEEPAPDIVENEFLDQRDDVFTM is encoded by the coding sequence ATGGAAAAACAAGAATATACCATAACAGTATATACGGAAAATACTATCGGGATGATCGGACGTATCACGGGGATCTTCTCTAGACGTAAAATCAATATTGAAAGCTTAAACACCTCTCCTTCTGAAGTGGACGGAATACATCGTTTCACGATTTTGATTTCAGAATCAGAAGAGGTTGTTCGTAAACTTTGTCGCCAAATTGAAAAACAAGTCGAAGTTTTGAAAGCATATTTCAATACGAACGATGAATTGATCTGGCAAGAACAGGCTTTATATAAGGTTCCAGCAGATGTTATTGCAGAGAAAGCCTATGTAGAGCGTTTATTGCGTCAATATGGAGCTAATGTCGTAGTAATTCGAAATGATTATATCGTATTTGAGACAGCAGGACATCGTGAAGAAATTGATCGTTTAACCGCAGAGTTAGGTAAGTACAAGTTAATTGAATTTGTACGCGGAGCACGTATCGCGATTATCAAAGATAGCGCGGGCTTTCATGCGAAGCTTAAGCAGTTTGAAGAAGAAGAGCCTGCTCCAGATATCGTAGAAAACGAATTCTTGGATCAACGAGATGATGTATTTACAATGTAA
- a CDS encoding DinB family protein — protein sequence MEHVFKFIFESRHAFIQLIDSLSIAELNKVPEGFNNNIIWNFGHIVVSTQTLSYTRTGIKEGTSWVKYVDAYAKGTKPSYFVEQAEVDELKALAISTIEAIENDYKAGVFDIITAYETATYGAVMKTIEDVLTTSIGHDNLHLGYAVAQKRIINN from the coding sequence ATGGAACATGTATTTAAATTCATTTTCGAGAGTCGTCACGCCTTTATCCAACTGATTGACAGTCTTAGTATCGCCGAGTTAAACAAAGTCCCTGAAGGCTTTAATAACAACATTATTTGGAACTTCGGACATATAGTTGTCAGTACCCAAACATTAAGTTATACACGTACGGGAATTAAGGAAGGAACAAGCTGGGTTAAATATGTCGATGCCTATGCAAAAGGCACAAAACCGAGTTATTTTGTCGAACAAGCAGAAGTAGATGAACTAAAAGCATTGGCAATATCTACTATCGAAGCGATAGAGAATGACTACAAAGCTGGCGTTTTCGACATCATAACAGCATATGAAACCGCAACCTATGGTGCTGTGATGAAAACCATAGAGGATGTTTTAACCACGTCGATAGGTCATGACAACCTGCATCTAGGGTATGCAGTAGCACAAAAACGCATAATCAACAATTAA
- the ilvC gene encoding ketol-acid reductoisomerase, translating into MANYFNTLPLREQLNQLGVAEFMNSAEFNDGVNALKGKKIVIVGCGAQGLNQGLNLRDSGLDVSYALRKEAIEQKRDSWKNATDNNFKVGTYEELIPTADLVINLTPDKQHTSVINAVMPLMKEGATLSYSHGFNIVEEGMQIRKDITVIMVAPKCPGSEVRAEYLRGFGVPTLIAVHPENDPQDKGWAEAKAYCVGTGGHRAGVLKSSFVAEVKSDLMGEQTILCGLLQTGSILSFDKMVEKGIDAGYAAKLVQYGVEVITEALKHGGVSGMFDRLSNPAKVKAFQLSEELKDIMRPLFQKHQDDIMSGHFSKTMMEDWANGDANLLKWRAETGETAFEKTAAGDVKIDEQAYFDNYVLMSAFVRAGVELAFETMVDAGIKPESAYYESLHETPLIANTIARKKLFEMNRVISDTAEYGCYLFDQACKPLLKDFMSKIDTDVVGKNYNDGKDGAVDNITLVQINEVLRNHEVEVVGRKLRKAMTAMKAIKTI; encoded by the coding sequence ATGGCAAATTATTTTAACACATTACCTCTAAGAGAGCAATTAAACCAACTAGGTGTAGCAGAATTTATGAATTCAGCAGAATTCAACGATGGCGTAAATGCTCTAAAAGGTAAAAAAATTGTAATCGTAGGATGTGGCGCTCAAGGATTAAATCAAGGTTTAAACCTAAGAGATTCTGGTTTGGACGTATCTTATGCTTTACGTAAAGAAGCTATTGAACAAAAAAGAGATTCTTGGAAAAACGCAACTGATAACAATTTCAAAGTGGGAACATACGAAGAGTTGATCCCTACTGCAGATCTAGTAATCAATTTGACACCTGATAAACAACATACTTCGGTTATTAACGCCGTTATGCCTTTAATGAAAGAAGGTGCAACTTTATCTTATTCACATGGTTTCAATATCGTGGAAGAGGGTATGCAAATCCGTAAAGACATTACTGTTATCATGGTAGCTCCAAAATGTCCAGGATCAGAAGTTCGCGCTGAATATTTAAGAGGATTTGGTGTACCTACGCTAATCGCTGTTCACCCAGAAAACGACCCTCAAGATAAAGGATGGGCTGAAGCAAAAGCTTATTGTGTGGGAACTGGTGGTCATCGCGCAGGAGTATTGAAGTCATCATTCGTTGCAGAAGTGAAATCAGACTTAATGGGCGAACAAACTATTCTTTGTGGTTTATTACAAACTGGCTCTATTCTTTCTTTCGACAAAATGGTTGAAAAAGGAATCGACGCAGGATATGCTGCAAAACTAGTTCAATACGGTGTTGAAGTAATCACAGAGGCATTAAAACATGGTGGTGTTAGCGGTATGTTCGATCGCTTGAGTAATCCTGCGAAAGTAAAAGCATTCCAATTATCAGAAGAATTAAAGGACATTATGCGTCCATTATTCCAAAAACACCAAGACGATATTATGTCAGGTCACTTTAGCAAGACAATGATGGAAGACTGGGCAAATGGCGATGCTAATTTATTGAAATGGAGAGCAGAGACTGGCGAAACAGCATTCGAAAAAACTGCTGCTGGCGATGTTAAAATCGACGAGCAAGCATACTTTGACAACTATGTATTGATGTCAGCGTTTGTTCGTGCGGGTGTTGAATTAGCATTCGAAACGATGGTTGATGCGGGTATCAAACCAGAATCAGCTTACTATGAATCATTGCACGAAACTCCATTAATTGCAAATACGATCGCTCGTAAGAAATTATTCGAAATGAACCGTGTTATTTCTGATACAGCAGAATATGGTTGCTATTTATTCGATCAAGCATGTAAACCTTTATTAAAAGACTTCATGAGCAAAATCGATACAGATGTTGTAGGTAAGAACTACAATGACGGAAAAGATGGTGCTGTTGATAACATTACTTTGGTTCAAATCAACGAAGTATTGCGTAATCACGAAGTAGAAGTCGTTGGTAGAAAGTTACGTAAGGCGATGACCGCTATGAAAGCTATCAAAACTATTTAA